In Egibacteraceae bacterium, the following proteins share a genomic window:
- a CDS encoding S-layer homology domain-containing protein translates to MVARSAVVVVLAFGLLLSGLGVPAAGGEVVSPTVGERMDGVPAGEDAADVRDRLRALRHRDDGVSQASVGGHAEGVAGAAALRSRAVRTPMPFTMVGFEIPDDAEVGFRTSADGEQWSAWQWAPGLGETDGPDPGTEEAAAAAEAGRRSAGYWVGEATWLQLRVLNGRTEDVGVDLIDSLGLSRSWMERAGDAFRAAWRPDPAPAAAAPGQPDIVTRQEWGADESLRKGDPRYASRARMGVVHHTATPNTYTKAEAPGVVRAIYRYHTVSNGWDDIGYNLLIDRFGTVYEGRKGGLESAVIGAHSGGWNTGTFGVSVMGCFDTRACAGVSGGAGTLPSAAQASLLAVLAWKFDVHAIDVEASVDMNDTTRPTLVGHSDVGQTACPGDRISSQLSGYRTAVAELQDQAGGVILAPAASPSTVDVRSGRLAAEVGLSAGLRPGGDWAVTVTDPDDRVVHTASGSGTAVSARWSGGSDLGGGAHTVAVSSDGRRTATTTVELVEPCEDAFCDLGDSVHREAILRLHERGVVNGCADGQFCPSGRVTRGQMATMTARALELTAQDSGHFTDVPASHTHADGIHALYEHGIVKGDAGRFYPDREVRRDQMATFLYQGLDFSASGTSHFSDVAGNVHEQAINSLADHDVTRGDGSGLYLPARPIRRDQIASLIDRALRAAP, encoded by the coding sequence GTGGTCGCCCGTTCCGCTGTCGTCGTGGTCCTTGCCTTTGGGCTCCTCCTGAGCGGTCTGGGGGTACCCGCCGCGGGCGGGGAGGTCGTCTCGCCCACGGTGGGGGAGCGGATGGACGGCGTGCCCGCGGGCGAGGATGCCGCCGACGTCCGAGACCGCCTCCGGGCGCTCCGGCACCGCGACGACGGCGTCAGCCAGGCGTCCGTCGGCGGGCACGCCGAAGGCGTCGCCGGTGCGGCAGCCCTGCGTTCCCGCGCGGTGCGGACGCCGATGCCGTTCACCATGGTCGGCTTCGAGATCCCCGATGACGCCGAGGTGGGCTTCCGCACCTCCGCCGACGGCGAGCAGTGGTCGGCGTGGCAATGGGCGCCAGGCCTGGGTGAGACCGACGGTCCCGATCCCGGCACCGAGGAGGCCGCGGCCGCCGCCGAGGCCGGCCGCCGTAGCGCCGGGTACTGGGTCGGGGAGGCGACCTGGTTGCAGCTGCGCGTGCTGAACGGCAGGACCGAGGACGTCGGGGTGGACCTGATCGACTCGCTGGGCCTGTCGCGGTCGTGGATGGAGCGGGCCGGCGACGCGTTCCGGGCGGCGTGGCGCCCGGACCCTGCGCCGGCTGCCGCCGCGCCCGGGCAGCCCGACATCGTGACCCGGCAGGAGTGGGGTGCGGACGAGTCCCTGCGCAAGGGCGACCCCCGATACGCCTCACGGGCGCGGATGGGTGTGGTCCACCACACCGCCACGCCGAACACCTACACGAAGGCGGAGGCCCCCGGTGTCGTCCGGGCCATCTACCGGTACCACACGGTCAGCAACGGGTGGGACGACATCGGCTACAACCTGCTGATCGACCGGTTCGGCACGGTGTACGAGGGTCGCAAGGGTGGGCTCGAATCGGCCGTCATCGGCGCGCATTCCGGCGGCTGGAACACCGGCACCTTTGGCGTGTCGGTGATGGGGTGCTTCGACACGCGCGCGTGTGCGGGCGTCTCGGGCGGCGCGGGCACGCTGCCCTCCGCGGCGCAGGCGTCCCTGCTCGCGGTCCTGGCCTGGAAGTTCGACGTCCACGCCATCGACGTCGAAGCCAGCGTCGACATGAACGACACCACGCGACCCACGCTGGTCGGCCATAGCGACGTGGGACAGACGGCCTGCCCGGGCGACCGCATCTCAAGCCAGCTCAGCGGGTACCGCACGGCGGTGGCCGAGCTGCAGGACCAGGCGGGCGGGGTGATCCTCGCCCCGGCCGCGAGCCCCTCGACGGTCGACGTGCGCAGCGGCCGGCTGGCGGCCGAGGTGGGCCTCTCGGCCGGCCTGCGGCCCGGTGGGGACTGGGCGGTGACCGTGACCGATCCCGACGACCGGGTGGTGCACACCGCGTCGGGGTCCGGCACCGCGGTCAGCGCGCGGTGGTCCGGGGGATCGGACCTGGGCGGCGGCGCGCACACCGTCGCGGTCTCCAGCGACGGCCGGCGCACCGCCACGACCACCGTCGAGCTCGTGGAACCTTGCGAGGACGCGTTCTGCGACCTCGGCGACTCGGTGCACCGCGAGGCCATCCTGCGCCTGCACGAACGTGGCGTGGTCAACGGGTGCGCGGACGGGCAGTTCTGCCCGAGCGGGCGGGTCACCCGTGGGCAGATGGCCACCATGACCGCCCGCGCCCTCGAGCTGACGGCACAGGACAGCGGGCACTTCACCGACGTCCCGGCAAGCCACACCCACGCCGATGGCATCCACGCACTGTACGAGCACGGGATCGTCAAGGGCGACGCCGGCAGGTTCTACCCCGACCGCGAGGTCCGTCGCGACCAGATGGCGACGTTCCTCTACCAGGGGCTGGATTTCAGCGCCAGCGGCACCAGCCACTTCTCCGACGTGGCCGGCAACGTGCACGAACAGGCGATCAACAGCCTCGCCGACCACGACGTGACGCGGGGTGACGGCAGCGGCCTCTACCTGCCCGCCCGGCCGATCCGGCGGGACCAGATCGCCTCCTTGATCGACCGGGCGCTGCGGGCGGCCCCGTGA